ATTTTTTCTTTTTTAACTTATTTCAAGCCATAAGATTTATATATACTGCTTGCCAGAGCTACCTACACAGGAAAAAACCCGGTGTTACCGGGCCTTATAACCGTTTAAAATAACGGCTAACAGTGGGCCTTTACTTTATATTGATGTCGCACGTTAAAGGGCAGGCGGCATAAACAGAACTGTGACGCAGATTTTCCTCTCCACGCAACCAATTTAACCATTTGACTTCGTGAGGATGAACGCCTTTAAGGGAAAGCATAGCTGCGCCTGCCATAACTGCTAGAACATTAGCGCCAATTAAACCGCCCGCTACGAGTAACACAGCGCTAACTGGCATCACCGATTGCAGCGCGATCGATAGCAGAGAACCTACAACAACCATTAGCATCACAATCGGAAAACCGACTACCAGTAAGCAAACTGAGAGGGTGAACGTCCAGATTAAAAAGCTTTTGATTGTAGAAAAGGCATAGCTCGTGGTTAAATTCTGGCTTTTTGCTAGTGTCATACTCATTCCTCCTTCCTTATTCAGGAAAAAATCTGATTTACGTAAAATTCGGATTATTACTTCCGACTGATAGCTCGGTGGTTTTTAGTATATATAAACTTTTGGTTAAGATGAATATTTTTTTTAATAAACTTTACATTTTATTAGTTTTCTTGGCGTTACTAGAATCTGAGTAAATTTTCGCATTGTATGTCTGCCTAAAGAGGTAACTCTTAGGCAAAAACTGTTCTATAACCTATGTCTTTGGATGTAGGTATTATGCGAAGGGCAGTAAAACTTAATCTGCGAACATACTGCTAAACTCCTTAATATTTCTTATTAGTTCCGGCTGTGGTTCTCATAATTTTGTCATCAGTTTTGCAAAAAACTGGAAAACTGTTGCAAAATCAAAGGAACACAAGAGGAATACCTACTGCCAAAACAAAGCTAACTTTGTTTTTGAGCTTGGGGCTTAATACTGAGGTAGCAGTCGTAAGCTAACGGCTCAGCCAGAGGATAAGCTTGTAATGGCAGACACACAACCGCACAAATGGTAATCCAGGCGGCTAAGAAGGGAGTTAAGTTGTAAAAAGCTAGTTTTTGTAATTTTAGCGGATATTTTCACGAAACTGATGCACAGGACCAAATTATGGGAAAACTTAAGAGAGATAGAAGTGTGTCCGCTCTATCGCCAGAAAAATTTCATAGCGTCGTAAAGCACTAAACCTATGACAGACTCACAGCGCCCCCCCATGCCACCTCCACCCGGTTCTCGTGGGATGCCACCGGGGATGCCACCCGGGCCACCACCTGCTAGACGAATGCCAGGACCGGAAACATCTGCGGGAGCAACTCAGCGACCAACAGAAGAAACTGTAGCCATGCCCAACACCGCTCGCACGGGTATGCCACCTACAACTTCTCGGCCTCCGAGTACAGGGGCACCACCGACTGTGGCAAGGACTCCGGGTGCAGCTCCACCACCGCCCTTCCCAACAGCCGCAGGCGCACCACCAGCGCCTCCTGCTGCGCCGTCTGCTCCGCCAAGACAGCAGCCTCCCGCTCCACCTGCTGCTGCACCCGCAGCACCGCCAGCATCCGCTGGCGGACGGACACCAGGGGGGAGTAACGGTCGATCGCCAGGGCAGCCAACTCTAGCAGAAGTTGTCAGGTATGCTTTTGACAACGGCATCTCTGATATCCACGTCGGTGTAGGCGAAGCACCGCGCTTTCGCAAGCGCGGCGACATCATTCTCGCGGAATACCCCGAAGTCGATTACCCAACTTTTATGAGTTGGATGCAGGAGGTGATGAGCGACGAGGAAATTCAAAAATTTGAAGAACATCTGGACTTTGATGGAGTAACGCAGTACGAATTCTCGCGGGCCCGCATCAACGTTTTCGGTACTATGAGAGGCCCAGCGATGGTGATGCGCTTGATTCCAAACAATATCTTGAGCATGGAGCAATTAAACTTGCCTCCAGTGTTTAAAGATATTTGCCATTACCACAAGGGTCTAATCTTGGTGACGGGGCCAACAGGTTCTGGTAAGTCCACAACGATGGCGGCCATGATCGATTACATTAACAAGAATATGGCCAAGCACATCATCACTATCGAAGACCCCATAGAATTTGTCCACGTCAGTCGCAAATCTCTAATTAAGCACCGGGAGGTAGGACAGCATACCCGAAAATTTGATAACGCATTGAAAGCGGCTTTGCGGGAAGACCCGGATTTGATTCTGGTAGGGGAAATGCGGGATAAAGAAACCGTTAACACGGCGCTTAAAGCTGCACAAACGGGTCACTTAGTAGCAGGGACGCTACATACCAACAGTGCTGTAAAAACAATTGAACGGATTCTCAACCTATACTCGGCAGAAGAACAGAATTCCATGAAAGTGGCGATCGCCGAATCCCTGGTAGCCGTAGTTGCTCAGGGTTTGTGTAAAACCACCGATGGCAAGCGTGCAGCTTACCACGACATTCTGATCAACACAGATGCGATCAAAGAGTACATCATCCAGGGCAAATATGAGGAAATCACTGGAGTTATGCTCAAATCTAAATTTGACGGTATGCAGACGATGAACCAAGCTCTTTTGGCTCTCTATCAGGAAGGCCGGATCACGGAAGAGGAAGCTTTGGAAAGGTCTCCGACCCCGAACGAAATGGCTCAATTCCTGCGGGGACGGGTCTAATTTTTGTATTTGCTGGCGTTCTCAGGAGGATTCCTAAGAACGCTCTTTTTCTTGTCCTTTGTTTGTTGCCGATCTCATTGCTAGGCACCAACGACCGCTAACTAATGACCGATAATTGATGACCAATGACCGCTGACAAAGGGCAACTTTTTAAAGGGATTGCGCTTTTTACACCAGGAGGAGATCTCATTTACTGCATCGATCCAAACAAGCAGAATCGATGGCATCTGCATTTATGTGCCGGATTGCAAGAAATTTTGGGCTTAACAGAACCACCCCACTTTTTAGTACCTTGCTATACAGCGACTATAGACAGATGGATAGATCCTCGCAACAAGCAAGTGCGTATTTCTGCCGAAGCTTATCCAGCGGTTTTACGGTATCAATCACTTCTGAATGCTGTGTTTGAAACCGGGGAATTGCTTTGGCAGACTGCGCCTTGGCATGAAGACTTGTGCGATCCGATGGTGTTGGGAACTTATCGCGATCGATTTCCGCAGCTGTGGGAAGAACACGATCTAGTGGTACGGTTTGAAAATAGCCTTCTTCATCCCAGTTTCCAGCCAGAACTGTACTCCCCCTTACCTAAGTCGCCAGAAGCTCAAGGATACGTACTGCGTCTGTTTGTTTCCGGTCACAACAGCACTACAGAAAGAATTCTGCAAACTTTACATAAGCTTCTAGAGCAATCTCTATACCAGCCTTACACTTTAAAAGTTATTGATGTTTTTAAGCATCCAGAACAAGCAGAAGCTGACCAGATTTCTGCCACACCCACTCTGGTTAAGGTTTGGCCTCGACCGATACGACGAATTGTCGGTGAAATAGAGGATATAGACAGAATAATGTGGCTGTTAGTTTCTAAAGATACTCTTAGGTAGCAGGAACGCAGACATCTGGCGCACACAAGCCGGGAAAATGAAGGGTGGTGACATTAAGAGTATCCAGTTCCACACGACGGATAACATGGTTGTTCGTATCGGCAATAAAAAGATGTGTTGCGATCGCACTTAGACCGGATGGTTCAAAAAAGCTACAATCTAGACCTTGACCATCTTTCAACTCCTGTTTACCATCGCCTAGCATCGTTAGACACTTGCCAGTGTGAGGGTCAACTCGCTTAATTTTGTGGTTATAAGTATCGGCTACCCAAAGGTAATCTGGTGCATATTCTACACCCAGACAATGCTGTAGTCTTACTTTCGATCCAATGCCATCCTCATCCCCAAAACCGAATAATTCCCCACTACCGCAGACAGTTCTCACTTTATCTATGTCTCCGAGTCCGACAGCACGAATCGAGCTGATTTCGCTATCGGCGATATATAATTCTCTTCCATCTGTACTAATCCCGCTCGGTTGCGAAAAAGCGGACTCTTGACGAGCGCCATCAACGCAAGATTCTGCACCCGTACCAGCATAAGTTTGCACAATACCTGTGTCCAGACCCATTTCCCAAACCTGGTGAGAGCCAGCCATTGCAATGAAAAGGCTATTAGCCAGTTTGAGCAAATCCCAAGGGGAATTCAAGGGAGTTTCCAAACCAACTCCGCTGTGAGGCCGAATATTATGGCTTTGTTCGCCTGTGCCTGCGATAGTTTCAACTGTTTGGCTTTGAAAATCAATCCGACGCAAAGTATGATTTTCCGTATCGGCAACGTAGAGAATCCGATTTTCTTCATCAAAAGCCATTCCTTGGGGGCCAAAAAACTGAGCTTCGCTAAAGGAACCATCGCTTAAACCTGGTTTTCCCGTACCGATTAGATGTAGCACTTCTCCATCTAAAGTACTTACAACGATGCGATGATGGCCGGAGTCTGCGATAAATAACCACTGACCGCCAATCCCGTTTTCGCTTGCCAAAACTTTGCCGGGAAAAGCCAGGGGTGCGGTTAATCGTTGTCGCTGTTTTTCTAAAGCCACAGTAATTTCTTGAAAATTAATAGTTCCTTTCTGTTGGTGTGCCTGAATTAACTGTGAAATCAGGTCGTCTAGTGTTTCCCGATGACCTTCACCGGATACGCTACCAACACAGTACCCTTCCGGATCGATGAGTATTAAAGTTGGCCACGCTCTCACTGCATAGTGTTCCCAGACTCTAAAGCCGCTGTCAACTATGACTGGATGTTCGATATCGTAGCGCAGGATAGCTTGACGGATGTTTTCAACTTCTTTCTCGTTCTCAAATTTTGCTGAATGGACACCTATGACGGTAAGGCTGTCTTTATATTTTTGTTCTAAAAATTTTAAGTCGGGTAAAACGTGTAGGCAATTTATACAGCAATATGTCCAAAAGTCAAGTAGTACGACTCGCCCTTTGAGTTGCTGGAGGGATAAGGGGCGATCGGTATTAAGCCAAGGATAGTTTTGAGGCAGTTCTGGGGCTCTGACGCGAGGTGGCATAGGATCTCCTTCAATTAGGGCAATATCCCATAGCATAGCTTCAAATTTCTTTACCCAAGCCAAAGTTTCCTGAGTGGTTAACGCTACAAGTTAACTAAGTAGGCGTACTGATTTTGCTGTCGTTGGGTAGGTTAGGGCAGATCGCTTTTACCGAAGTCAAGAATACAGCTATTTTCAGGTTAGGAGCTGAAAAAAACCCGCTTTATTCAAGAAACTGGGTTTCTAGCCTACATAAATGCGATCGCCCGCAGTGATTTTATTCAGGAGTTACGCACTAGGGTCAATTTATGAATTGACCCTACATTCAGATATTCTGCGTAAGTCGTTTTATGGCGATCGCGCTGGCAAGTGCAGTTGCGGCCAAAGTCTAGTTTAAGTTTCCGTTACTACATCAGCTGCTCTGCCATCTGCGGGTGTCTCTGAGCGTTCAGTAACGGATGGCACTTCTGAAGTCGGTTGTGATGTTTCCGATTTCTCTATCTCAGAAGTGGGAACCTCTGGCTGTTGTGTAGCTTGGGTAATTGGAACAGTAGGTCTGGGAGCGCTTATTATAGGCTGTGTCACAGTTGCTGGTGTAGACAGTGAACTAGGTGAACGCCTAAACGGCTGGAAGAACCGTAAAAATTGGTTTATTTTTTCTTCGTTGGGCGCTTCTTGTGCAGTTCGATTTGGTTGATTAGATTTTGCCTCCGGAATTTTAATTTCATCAGCCTTAGATTCCGCTAGAGTTTCCGATCCAGAAGTCGATGGGTGAGGAGTTTTTAACTCAGGAGTCGATGTTTCGATTATTTCTGGCAGTGTAGGTGGCAAGTTGGGTGAAGATTTTACCTCAAGAATAGTTGGACTTGCCTCGCTAGCAGGTAATCCGCTCGATTTTGCTTCTAGATCTGATGTCCCCGAATTCCCATTTGTTGTATCAGTTGCTTCTGCTTGGGGTACAGGGGTGGTTTCTAATCCGTTCGTTTCACTTGCCTCAATTTGAGGTGGAGAAGAGGTTTCTAGTTGAGATGGCTGTAGTTCAGGTGTAATTGGCTGTGGAGTTGGGGTTTCTATTATTTCAGGTAAAGTCGGTGGCAAATCTGCCGATGGTGACGCCTCAGTAGCAGAATTGGTTTCGATGCGATCGGCATTTTCGCTATCTTTAGATTCTCCTTTCTCGGATTTAGCCAGATCCTGTTCTAAAGTTTCGGATGTTTCGGGTAATGGTGGAGGTAAAGTTTCTGCGGTCGGAGTTGGTGCTATCTCAGTTTGAGGTGCGGGTACAGTTTCTCCTGACGGAGTTGGTACTACCTCAGTTTGAGGTACGGGTACAGTTTCTGGCGAGGGAGTTGGTGCTACCTCAGTTTGAGGCGCGGATACCGTTTCTGGAGAA
The genomic region above belongs to Aerosakkonema funiforme FACHB-1375 and contains:
- a CDS encoding thioredoxin-like domain-containing protein, which codes for MPPRVRAPELPQNYPWLNTDRPLSLQQLKGRVVLLDFWTYCCINCLHVLPDLKFLEQKYKDSLTVIGVHSAKFENEKEVENIRQAILRYDIEHPVIVDSGFRVWEHYAVRAWPTLILIDPEGYCVGSVSGEGHRETLDDLISQLIQAHQQKGTINFQEITVALEKQRQRLTAPLAFPGKVLASENGIGGQWLFIADSGHHRIVVSTLDGEVLHLIGTGKPGLSDGSFSEAQFFGPQGMAFDEENRILYVADTENHTLRRIDFQSQTVETIAGTGEQSHNIRPHSGVGLETPLNSPWDLLKLANSLFIAMAGSHQVWEMGLDTGIVQTYAGTGAESCVDGARQESAFSQPSGISTDGRELYIADSEISSIRAVGLGDIDKVRTVCGSGELFGFGDEDGIGSKVRLQHCLGVEYAPDYLWVADTYNHKIKRVDPHTGKCLTMLGDGKQELKDGQGLDCSFFEPSGLSAIATHLFIADTNNHVIRRVELDTLNVTTLHFPGLCAPDVCVPAT
- a CDS encoding type IV pilus twitching motility protein PilT, with amino-acid sequence MTDSQRPPMPPPPGSRGMPPGMPPGPPPARRMPGPETSAGATQRPTEETVAMPNTARTGMPPTTSRPPSTGAPPTVARTPGAAPPPPFPTAAGAPPAPPAAPSAPPRQQPPAPPAAAPAAPPASAGGRTPGGSNGRSPGQPTLAEVVRYAFDNGISDIHVGVGEAPRFRKRGDIILAEYPEVDYPTFMSWMQEVMSDEEIQKFEEHLDFDGVTQYEFSRARINVFGTMRGPAMVMRLIPNNILSMEQLNLPPVFKDICHYHKGLILVTGPTGSGKSTTMAAMIDYINKNMAKHIITIEDPIEFVHVSRKSLIKHREVGQHTRKFDNALKAALREDPDLILVGEMRDKETVNTALKAAQTGHLVAGTLHTNSAVKTIERILNLYSAEEQNSMKVAIAESLVAVVAQGLCKTTDGKRAAYHDILINTDAIKEYIIQGKYEEITGVMLKSKFDGMQTMNQALLALYQEGRITEEEALERSPTPNEMAQFLRGRV
- a CDS encoding circadian clock KaiB family protein translates to MTADKGQLFKGIALFTPGGDLIYCIDPNKQNRWHLHLCAGLQEILGLTEPPHFLVPCYTATIDRWIDPRNKQVRISAEAYPAVLRYQSLLNAVFETGELLWQTAPWHEDLCDPMVLGTYRDRFPQLWEEHDLVVRFENSLLHPSFQPELYSPLPKSPEAQGYVLRLFVSGHNSTTERILQTLHKLLEQSLYQPYTLKVIDVFKHPEQAEADQISATPTLVKVWPRPIRRIVGEIEDIDRIMWLLVSKDTLR